Sequence from the Methanosarcina siciliae T4/M genome:
CACGTGGTCAAGACCGGCTTTAAGTTCGGGACCCATTTCAGGGTCTACAGGAAAGTCGAGTCCATAGAAAAAATTCCCCACTCCGAGTATCTCGTAAACGTAATTCCCTCTGATTACGAATTCAGGCTTCCGGTTTTGTCCGGGGCTGTCAGGCTTGCAAACAGCGTGCGCAAAAGAATGCTCTTTGCAGTTGAGAAAGGGGAAGAAGTCGAGTACCTGGACATCGGCAGGGTCAAGATGTGATTCTGTACCGTGGTTACATATGCGGTTTTATAATAGGGTCAGAGGGTATGATGCGATTATAGGGCACGGTGTGATTATAGAGTATGCCATTTTATAGATTCGGATGCTGTTTCTTGAAGTTTCGCAAAAACAGGGTATTTTCCGGACAGGAAGGTGAAACATAAATGTGGGACATTATTGCAGTGGACATTTCGGGCAGGCACAGGATCAAAGATGGTTATTATATGGTCTGTGCAGCTGTAGCTCTTACTGTTTCTGCGGACCATATCGAAAAAGTTAAGCAGGTGAAAATCCTTCCTTTCTGGCTTAAAAGAGATCCCGGTTTACTTGATATCGTGCAGCTTATTGAGGACACGGCTAACCAGCTTTCCTTTGAGGGGACGATTGTGTCCGAGAAGGGGGATATGTACAACCAGCCCCTCTGGGTACCGGAAAGTATGTTTTCGGGGGCGTTTAAGTACCAGGAGTCCCTGGCTGAGAGAAGGGCTATAGAGCTTGCTCACCACATTTCTCTGAGCGCTCGAAACTTACTAATTAAAGAACTTAATATCGAGGCGTAAAAATTCCATCAGAAAAAACAGATTCCGAAAACAGGGTAATACTCATAAAAAGAACCAATCCGCGGGCCGACCCTGAGCGCGGAGAATACCTCTTTGAAGAACTCAGGGATCTTGCAAGGGCCGCAGGTTACATCCCTGTCGGGGAGCTTACGCAGACAAGGTTTCCGGATTCCAGGTACCAGCTCGGGAAAGGGAAAATAGAGGAGCTTGCCGAACTTGCGAGGATAAAAAGGGCTTCCAAGGTCATTTTTTATAACAGGCTTTCTACAATCCAGCTCTTCAATATCTCGGAAATCTGCGGGTGCCAGATACTGGACAAGTTCCAGCTTATCCTTGAGATCTTTGCAAAAAGAGCTACTACCCGCAGGGCCAAGCTGCAGGTTGAGCTTGCAAGGCTCAGGTATGAGGTCCCGAGGGCAAGAGCCATTGTTTCCCTTGTGAAAAAGGAAGAACGAGCCGGTTTCATGGGTCTCGGGGACTATGAGGACGCCTACGAGCAGGACCTGAAGAAAAGGATATCAAGGATTGAAAATGAACTTGAGTCTGCAGAAAAAGACGATGAGTCCCTGCGGGCTTTCCGGCACAGGAAGGGCTTTTCTCTTGTCTCCCTTGCAGGGTATACGAATGCCGGGAAAAGCACGCTCTTCAATGCGATTGTCAATGAAAGCGTTGAAGCCCAGGACAAGCTCTTTACAACCCTCGTGCCGACTACCCGGGCTCTTGATCTGGGTGGGAGAAAGGCTCTTCTGACCGATACTGTGGGGTTCATAGAGGAGCTCCCGCACTGGCTGGTCGATGCCTTCAAATCCACCCTCGATGAGATCTTTCTTTCCGACCTTATCCTGCTTGTTGTCGATGTAAGCGAGAAACCCGAGACAATACTGCAGAAACTTTCCACCTCTCACGACACTCTCTGGGACCGTATCCAGGGAGTTCCGGTGATCACCGTGCTCAATAAGACCGATCTGCTTGAAGCATCCGAACTTGAAGCTGTTATGGAGGAAATTGGTTATATGGCTCCCAATCCGGTGTTCGTTTCCTCAAAGGAGAAGATCGGTATGAAGGAGTTAAAAGCTGAGATCATTAAACACCTGCCTGCCTGGTCTTCTTACTCCTTTACCCTCCCTAACTCTGAAAAAGGGATGTCAGTCCTTTCCTGGCTCTACGATGAAGGTATTGTGCACAGAGTTGAGTACGGAGAGCGAATTTCAGTGGATTATGAAGCCCGGACAGAGATAATCAACAGGATCAAAGCTTTAGAGCTTAATCAGAAAGAATGATGCAGTATGTCGTTTTTGTTGATTTTTTCCCGATGTTGATGAATTAAAAGCTTTTCTAATTATATAATAACTTTTGTATATTAACGACACATTTACTAATTTTTTTCATTTCGGAAATTCTTTTGTAGAGTCTGAATACTGTTCGTATACCTACGAAAGACATTTATACCCTGAAGTTGTTTGTTTATTTGCGAACGGGCGTCTACTGAAGACACCAAACCCTCCTTATATCCTAAACTACCCCTACACCAGATTTTTGACATACAAGTGCCCGTTCGTGATTCCTCCTTTTTTCATTGTTTCAGTCTGCTTGCCCTGATCCATCTGTTCCGGTGATCTCTTCAACATTCGGTTTACAGGATTCTGTTTTTGTATTTCCATTCCTATAATCACTTTTGTTGATTCGTATAACGCATAGAAATATTTTCTAAGAAGTAATTCGAAAGTTTCAAAATTTATATAACTTCAACTCGCATTTTTATATTATCATGAAATTCGATCTTCACGTACATTCCGAGCATTCAAAAGATAGCGAGTCACGCCATGAGGATATCCTTCAGAATGCCCTCAAAAGAGGCCTTGACGGTTTTGCTATCTGTGACCATGATACGGTTGAAGGCGGGCTTGCCTGTGCAAAAAAAGCCCTGGAGCTTGGCCTCGAAATCACAGTTATCCCCGGCGTGGAGGTCAGCTCCTCAAAAGGACATATCCTGGTTCTGGGAATTAAGGAGGATATCGAGCCCCGGCTGAGCCCGGAAGAAACTATCCGCAGGGCTCGAAAACTCGGAGGCACGGTCATCATCCCTCATCCTTTCAAGAGCAGCTCTCACGGGATCGGAAGTTTTGAAGGGCTTGATACGGATGCGGTTGAGGTCTTCAATTCTCGCTGCCTTTTCAACGGAGCCAACAGGAAAGCCTTAGCCGAGGCAGAAAGGCTTGGAATCCCGGCCGTTGCAGGGAGCGACTCCCATGTCCCGGAAATGGTAGGGCAAGCATATACTGAAATCGATGCTTCCGAAAACACAGTCGAGGTAGTGCTCAGGGCGATCAGGGAAGGAAAAGTTGCCCCTGCCGGGAAAAGTACCCCCACGCCCATCATCCTGAAGCAGATGTATGGGAGTGCAAAGCGAAAGTTGAAGAAAAAGCTCTTTGGCATGTCCTGAATGTTTTTTAGTGAAATGGTCTTTGAGCAGGTCTTCTGCTCTTTAAAGAAACATCCTAAATCCCTATCTTGAGAATGGCTGATTTAGATAGATTCTGAATGAGTTGGTTGAACAGCCAACTTCACACAGGATAACTAAATAAATTAACTGAATTCACGAATTGAAAGTATCACCGGAGTCCCCTTTTTCATAATTTATTTTCCTTGCTTCCGGTTCAAATAAGCAGAGTTAATAAGTTTGCCTTTGATAGACTATGAGAAATCAGGAAAAATGATACAGGAGTTGCAACCATCGGGTTCAAAAAAGAAATAAGCACGGAAATTGAGATCTTCGCTTCTGCGGACCGCGTCTGGCAGATCCTTATGGATTTCGTAGCCTATCCCCAGTGGAACCCTTACATAAGGGAAATCAGCGGGGAAGCAAAAGTTGGGAGCAAAATTAAAGTCTTTATGAAGCCGGAATGGGAAAAAGGCGTGACTCTTCACCCAAAGATCATCCGGCTGGAGCCAAAAAAAGAGTTTACCTGGAAAGGGAATTTTTTTCTCCCGGGGATTCTTGATGGGGAACATAGTTTTCTCCTGGAAGAAATTTCAGGCCACAGGGTACGTTTTATTCAGAAAGAAAAATTTAGTGGAATTGCAATTCCTTTTATCAGTGTTTCATGGTCTATAGAGAAAGGTACTGTACGCAGTTTCGGGGATATGAACAACGCCCTTAAAAAAAAGGCGGAAAAGGTAAGATGAGTTTCAAAATTTTTTACCTGATCGACCTGTAGAAATTAGCCGGAACATTTCGAAAGTCATCTCGTCGGGATTCCTCATTAAACTTTCATAATGCTGCTATTGATTTTGTTTTTTCATCGCCGGGCAGCTCAAATTAATATATACACAATTCTTTATTTTAGGGGAATTTTTCGTAAACCAAGAACTGAAGACAACATTTAAAGAAAAATTATATATACTTTCGATTTTATTAGTCTCTAATAACATATTTTCGGAGATGACCCTTATGTCTGACACAAGAAATTTTGTTCTACGGGATGTAGATGGCAACGAACACGGAGTTTTCACTGGTAAACAGCCACGGCAGGCCGCCCTTAAAGCTGCAAACAGGAGCGCTGGGACCAAATCAAAACCGGATGTAATCCGGCTCAGGGAGCGCGGGACAAAGAAAATTCATGTTTTCAAAGCATGGAAGCAAACTGTCGCAGCCCCAAAAAACAGACCTGAATGGATGCCAGCGAAAATCAGTAAGCCCTTTGTCAAGAAAGAGAGAATAGAAAAAATCGAGTAAAATCCAGTTTTCTTATATGCCGTGAAATTCAAGGTTTTTTTCTTTTTTTCGATAATTTTCCTTATTTTTTCCTTATTTTTTTCTTTATTTTTTCCTTATTTTTTCTGAATTTCTATATGTTTCTCTATCCGGATTTCTATCGAATTTCTATCTGAATCGATCTGGATTTCTACCCGGATTCTTAATTATTTGGTCTGTTTTCATGTCTATGCATTTATATTATGAAGTTTTCTATATTATATTGAGATTTATCTCCTGTGACCTCTTATTTTACAAAGGTTTTTTTGAATGGGGAAATCGGGTTGGAAACAACCGCTGAATCAGTGGGAGAGATTACTATTGGAAGGTATTACTGTTGAAGAATGTATACACCTTTTGTCCCGAATAGAGGACAAAGCTCGTGAAAGGTTCTGGAAGGATGCTGTTGCGGGCAAATACCCGATAATCGATCTTCAGGGCAATATGGGGTATTCGTTCTCGGACCAGGACGGCATGCTGTTTGTCAGAAACGATTTTGTGACTTCGACTTATGAAGTGGGAACGTTCGTCTTCGGGAGTTTTTTCCTGCCGGACACGATCCAGGAACTTCTGTCCGAAGATAAGGTACTGCTTTTGGGGGTTTACAGGAAAAAGACCAGGAACCTTTTATTAGCCAAGCTTGATGCAGAGTCCAGATACATGCTTGATCTTCCGCGCGGCCTGTATTCCTTTTTTGTCCTCGTTCTGGACGCAAGAGCCGGAACCCCGTTAGCTTCCAAAATCTATGCCGCAGGCCTCCCAGGCAAAGAAAATCTGAACAAACCTGAGCTTGAAAAGTTTTTTCTTGAGCACCCCACTGACATCCGGGATTTTCTGGATTCCTCTCCTGTGGAAATTAAAGGTGGAGGGCCTTTTTACCTGACTTTGATTCTGATAGATGCCAGCTTGATCCCGGACTGCCCTGAGTTTTTTTCAGAACTTTTACAGGAAGACGAAGTATCATCCTCTTTATAATTCAAAAATAGTTATATAGTTGCCAGCCTCAGTAGTTCTGAATGCAGCTAAAAACAGGATATGAAATGGTAGAACCCTACATTACAAAAGACGGTGCAATAATTCGTGAATTTATGCACTCCGCAGTCCACGGCAACCCAAAGCAGAGCCTTGCCGAAGCGATTGTGCCGTATCGAATCATTTTTCGATTTTCCGTTTTTCTGAGGATGTCTTACCCTTGCAAGTATTGGCTGGATTCCAAGTTCTTCAATGCATCTTTAAAGTCATATCCATGAACCATCCTTATTGATTCTGTGAGCTCCAAATTCACTTTCATTTTCGGGATAAAACACTTTTAATTCCTCTCTTAATATTGATTTTATCTTTTTTCCCCAAGCTTTTCTTCTTCTTTTTCAATTTCAAGGCTGTACAGGGTCTGTAAAGGATTTGTGACTTCTTTTTCCCGGATTTCTTTTTCAGGTCTTTTTGGAATTCTGAAGGCGAAGGTACTGCCTTTTCCGGGGCTGGCTTCAACCCATGCCTGTCCTCCGTGGAGTTCTACAAATCTTTTTACAAGCGCAAGGCCAAGCCCAATTCCCCCTTGTTTCCTGGATATGGACTCATCAATCTGCACAAACGGCAGGAAAACTCTGGAATAGTCAGCTTCATTGATGCCGATTCCTTCATCCTTTACACTGATTTCAACCATGTCTTCTTCAGATCTTGCATTAATGTTTACTTTTCCGCCTTCGGATGAGAATTTAATTGCATTGCTCAGGAGGTTATAAAGGATCTGTTTGAACTTTACTCTGTCCGCATATACGGTTTTCAGGCCCTGCTCGACCTTATATTCTATGAGGATATTTTTTTCCGTGGCGAAGGAGGAGAGAACTCTCTGTACCTCTTCAATTACTCCTGATATGTCCACTGTTTCATAGTAAAGTTCGATGTTTCCGAGTTCAAGCCTCGAGATGTCCAGCACATCATTGATCACGTCAAGCAGATGACTCCCGCTTTTCGAAATATTTTCCGTGTACCTCTTCTGTTTCTCGTTAAGGGGTCCGACAGTTTCACTTAAGAGAAGGTCCGAGAAACCTATGACCGCGTTCAGGGGAGTCCTCAGTTCATGGCTCATGTTGACAATGAAAGTTGTTTTCGCCCTGTTTGCAGCTTCAGCAGCTATTTTTGCCTGAAGCATTTTCTCTTCGGCCTGCTTGCGTTCGGTTATGTCAATCATAATGCCGAGAAGCATCGAGTCTTCTTCGGTCACACCGCTGAACACTAACTTATTGAACATTATCTGATGCATAGAACCGTCAGCAAACTTAATAGAAGTTTC
This genomic interval carries:
- a CDS encoding DUF2209 domain-containing protein; amino-acid sequence: MWDIIAVDISGRHRIKDGYYMVCAAVALTVSADHIEKVKQVKILPFWLKRDPGLLDIVQLIEDTANQLSFEGTIVSEKGDMYNQPLWVPESMFSGAFKYQESLAERRAIELAHHISLSARNLLIKELNIEA
- the hflX gene encoding GTPase HflX translates to MPSEKTDSENRVILIKRTNPRADPERGEYLFEELRDLARAAGYIPVGELTQTRFPDSRYQLGKGKIEELAELARIKRASKVIFYNRLSTIQLFNISEICGCQILDKFQLILEIFAKRATTRRAKLQVELARLRYEVPRARAIVSLVKKEERAGFMGLGDYEDAYEQDLKKRISRIENELESAEKDDESLRAFRHRKGFSLVSLAGYTNAGKSTLFNAIVNESVEAQDKLFTTLVPTTRALDLGGRKALLTDTVGFIEELPHWLVDAFKSTLDEIFLSDLILLVVDVSEKPETILQKLSTSHDTLWDRIQGVPVITVLNKTDLLEASELEAVMEEIGYMAPNPVFVSSKEKIGMKELKAEIIKHLPAWSSYSFTLPNSEKGMSVLSWLYDEGIVHRVEYGERISVDYEARTEIINRIKALELNQKE
- a CDS encoding PHP domain-containing protein; the encoded protein is MKFDLHVHSEHSKDSESRHEDILQNALKRGLDGFAICDHDTVEGGLACAKKALELGLEITVIPGVEVSSSKGHILVLGIKEDIEPRLSPEETIRRARKLGGTVIIPHPFKSSSHGIGSFEGLDTDAVEVFNSRCLFNGANRKALAEAERLGIPAVAGSDSHVPEMVGQAYTEIDASENTVEVVLRAIREGKVAPAGKSTPTPIILKQMYGSAKRKLKKKLFGMS
- a CDS encoding SRPBCC domain-containing protein, which translates into the protein MSTEIEIFASADRVWQILMDFVAYPQWNPYIREISGEAKVGSKIKVFMKPEWEKGVTLHPKIIRLEPKKEFTWKGNFFLPGILDGEHSFLLEEISGHRVRFIQKEKFSGIAIPFISVSWSIEKGTVRSFGDMNNALKKKAEKVR
- a CDS encoding non-histone chromosomal MC1 family protein, coding for MSDTRNFVLRDVDGNEHGVFTGKQPRQAALKAANRSAGTKSKPDVIRLRERGTKKIHVFKAWKQTVAAPKNRPEWMPAKISKPFVKKERIEKIE